The window CTCCATTTCGGAAAGCAGCTGCCCGGCCCGGCGCTCGGCGCGAAGGCGGCGCAAAGGGATCTGGCGTCATAGCGCCCCGGCAGCGCAGGACGAGGGCGTAACGGCCGGACTCGGAGACGGTAAGGACGTTCGGGTTTCCATCGGCAGGAGTTCTCCCAGTTAAACTGATGGAACCCCTCTCGTCTTGATCCAGCCTCTCGACAGCCATGCTGACGTTGCCGAGCCGGAGCGTCTCGCAGACATCCTTGGCGACGAACCAGGGGTAGCATTTGAGGTCCGCCTCTTCTTAGGCGCTTTTTCTGAATCCAATCTCTCGGATACGAATTTCCGCCACAGCCACTGAAACCCGGAATTCTGACGCACACGCTTCCGCGGTTCTCGCGCCGGCCGCCCATTTCTTAACTCAGAACCTATATCTCTATTTAGACTTGCGACCATTTCCGGAAGAGTTTCGTCTACGCGCCGTTTTGCAGTTTCCTCGGAGGCGGCTTGGGCGTGTCAGCTATTGCCAAGAAGCTGGGTATCTGCCGGGCATCTGTGTATCGTGCCCTGGCGTCATGCTACTGGAAGGCTAATGATAAACTCACTGCCTTTATCAACGCCGTCACTCCGAGTTTCAATGAATCCATGATGAAGCTCGACAATCTGCTTCACAAGGGCGAGGCCGATGCCCAGTCCCGATGGACATATTGAGTCTTCTGCCTGCTTGAATAACTCGAATATGGTCGGCAGAGCCTCTGGAGAAATGCCCCGCCCATCATCTCGAACCGTGGTTACAAGGTAATCACCTTGATGCTTGATAGACACATCGATGCAGCCGCCTGCCGGGGTGAACTTAGAGGCCTTGTCGAGAAGATTGGTGAAGACTTGGGATAGACGGACCGGGTCCGCTTGAATTGTGGGCGTCTCTGGCTCAGTGGTGAAGAGAACACTTTGGCCAGCTTGTTCAATTGACGGCTTATTGGCTTCCACTGCACTCCGAACAATCTGAGATAAATCAACCAGCTCAGGGCGTAGGTCAATCTTCCCACCTTTGATGCGAGAGACTTCCAGTAAGTCATCAACCAATCTGACAAGACTGGTTGCCTGCCGGTCCATGATTTCGAGCAGGCTTCCGGGCGCATTGACGCCGGTCCTCTGCATAACGGCGAGACTATTGCGGAGAGTCGCAAGCGGGTTTCGAAGTTCATGAGCGAGCGTCATAAGATATATGTCCCGGGCACGTATCGCCTCTCGCAATTCGTGGTCGGCCTGTTGGCGTTTATCGATTATGAAGGCAGTGGCTAATATGCCCATGGTTACAAAGGCACGGTTAGTCCACATGACAGAATGCGCCGACTCTGTTGTCGATGGAGAGCCAATAACGCCGGCGAGCGGCACAAGAACGACGCTGGTGAGAGCCATGGCCCACATCATCCGCCGCTCTCCGTCCTGGCCAAGAATAGAAGCAGCACGAAAGCGTAGAGAAAAGGAACCATTATGTTTGCTGGGATTACTAAGTCGAGGGCGAATACCGAAGCGACAAGAAGCCATTTTACCAAAGGTAGCACCTTGTTGGTTGCGGTCATCTTCATGATAAGCAGACCTCTCGCAGCGAACGATAGAAGCGGTGCTGGGGGGAGCCAGCGTTGCGGCGG is drawn from Methylocystis sp. IM3 and contains these coding sequences:
- a CDS encoding sensor histidine kinase, with product MMWAMALTSVVLVPLAGVIGSPSTTESAHSVMWTNRAFVTMGILATAFIIDKRQQADHELREAIRARDIYLMTLAHELRNPLATLRNSLAVMQRTGVNAPGSLLEIMDRQATSLVRLVDDLLEVSRIKGGKIDLRPELVDLSQIVRSAVEANKPSIEQAGQSVLFTTEPETPTIQADPVRLSQVFTNLLDKASKFTPAGGCIDVSIKHQGDYLVTTVRDDGRGISPEALPTIFELFKQAEDSICPSGLGIGLALVKQIVELHHGFIETRSDGVDKGSEFIISLPVA